ATGAGAACCACTGTACGTATTTAAAACCTCAAGATGTCGATTGTGGAGGACCTTTGTTGTGGTAGCCTTCAACATTTAAGATTTAAACACATTGTCTCCCCCTCActcagacacatacacacaaacacacacacacacacatagcattAACTATCAAACCACTTGTTTCTTTTGACATTGGTGCTCTTGTAACTGTTATCCATCAGTTTCTTCTTGTACTGCTCCACCAGGCTGTCAAAACGGTCCCCACCCTTTCTCTTGAAATTCTTCTTTGTGGGTTTAACcttcaggaaaaacaaacaacaacaacaacaacagtcattAGGCGTTAACAGAACAACTCTGGTAGAGTGTCACCAAACGTGCATGCTATTGTTTCAAAACCTTACATTCAATATTGCAAAGataaacttaaaaaagtaaaaacacaatacCAGAAAATAAGTCTCCTGCAAGGCACTTGTATTAGTACTTGCCAAACTTTTCTGTGTTAGCTTGTTGGCTTAACTAGCCACCACCTTAAGCCGTTATCTAACAGTCTGTACAAATAAAGGGCTGGttgaccaaagaaaaaaaactatacatcTTCTTGCTTGCTAAAATGCTAGACCCTGAAAAGAAGTTGACAAAATTTGACGTATTGAAACAGTGTTACCAAAACTTTTTTCTGGGattccacttaaaaaaaacaaaaaaaacaaaaacaaaaacattgcgACCCAATTCACAATAGGCTTTATCTATAAATCCGGAGAGGAGCTAATTTTTGCGTAAATTAGCGTTCCTAaccatttttactgccatttccaGATCACCTTCTATTACCATAAacaggtaaaaaagaaaatatatacatgataaatgttttatgaatgagaccaaataaatacatttaggcGCCGTTTATAGGTTCTCGTTTTGTTCTTCTCATTGATGTAGCAAACAGGATGTATTCTAGcctttttatattacatttaacgTTTTAGGTAGGTGAcattaataagaataaaacaaacatccgGGCTCCCTCATCTGGCTCAAATATGTACTGCAGTTTACagataaataaaagatgatggaagaaattctgaaaatgtatttggcaACCCtaataaaatgtactttgacCCACCTGTGGGTCTGACCCAGTCTATAGGATTGACTGTTCTAAAATAATATTACTACAATTTCACTTGGAAGCAAATCCTTCAATTTAATAAAAGACTAAACTACTGAAAAACATGAATCAGGTGCAACTTTATGTCATGCATGTCTATCTTTAAGATAAagtgattgatttttttaaaatcttaataTTGTTACATCCATTAGGATTGTTTTGATTTGCTTTTGGCAAGTTTTGAAGTAGGAGTCAAAGAGATTTCTAAGCTTTTTTTTGGAGCTGAACTGTATCTTCAGGTTGTCTAAGTGTCCATGcctaatgaatgaaaaatgacaaacctaCTGTTGTCTGTACTTTCTGATAAACCAGTGCATCAGCAGATATTCTTTACTGTAACGTGTCATGTGAATATGACCAAAGACTGCAAATAAGCATTTACAACAAAATATGTATGAACCTGGTTGCTGCGCTGTGTGGGCTTTTCCATCTGTTGTCTTTGACGGTCCTTCCTGTTGGATCCAGGCTTTGGTTTCTTGGGTGGCGGAGCCTGCTGCTTTCCTTTGTCACGCAATCTGTTAAGGACAACATTTCATAATGAATAACTGATTGACGCTCATTGTTAAGATATGGTCAGCTTTGTGACATGTTTACCCAATGTTTTACATGActgttaaatacttttttagatAGAAATAGTTAACAGTTTTTGTACTTCATTTTCTGATTGCTCTAATATTatcaatgtcttttttaaacacatatttcaAAGTGCAAGGGTTTTGAATTTTGCTGTCTTAATTTAGCTGCTTAAGCACTGAGCGACACACAGTGCATTGTAAGTAGGAGACtattaaaaggtaaaaagaagTGTACCTGATCTTAGGCCCCCGATGGGTGGGGAAGGTTAGAACCTTCTTTCGTTTCTTTCCGTTCTGCAAATCTACGTGCTCGACCTCAGGCTTGGTCTGGAAGCCTAAATAGCGTCCGCCTTCCTTCTGGCTATCGACGGGAGCtgataaacacagaaaagtggacataaagaaaatcaaataattaataaaagtaaagatgtgtgaatgtgaagagcagaaataaaaaggCCGTAGTTGAGTTTAATTCAGTTTGTCAAATGTATTATGGTTTCTCCAGAGCACTAGTGTGCCGTACTGTATCTGTGTTGTGACAGGACAACAGCAAACCAGAGCTCATCTGCATTAAAGCCTCATGTTCAACTTCCTGTTGTACATGAGGTTCTCTCAACTGGGATAaggaaaaaagattgaaaaaactgaaataatattttcataCCTCTTTCgttgttttgtgtctgctcTGATGAGGATTGTGCTttatttacagctttcctgggTCCTTTTCCATCTTCGGCTGTCTCGGGCTGaggttttgttccttttttaaaagccaCATTCCTTTCCTGCAAAGACATCCAGAGGGTTACTttccatttagaaaaaaaatgatttgtcaatTTGACCAAGGACTAAGGTTTAACtgtaacaaaaatgtatataaacgCACCTTGTATTTTTGTTCTCGcaattcttttattttcagtttcctTGAATCCTCCAGTGAGAACTCAACGATAGGTCTCTGaaggatgaaataaaaatataatccaGTGAGACAAACAAATAATCAGCACAATGTGAAGTCTGAAGGTAAATAAGTACAGTGGCAACAAAGCAAAGCAACGCTCTTTGAAAACACACCGATAAGAATTTCAGCACCTAAGTACTCTGTTAAAAAGAATGTACCTTGTGTGAACCAAAGATGTCAGGGTTGTTGTTAAGGTAACGAAGTGTGCTGAGAGCATGTTCATGGGCCTGGAACTGGACAAAGCCATAACCTAATGATTGTCCCGTCACCTGACCCTTCTCTGGTTTCTTGTCATACATCACCCGGCACTAAAATGAGAAACAGAAGGTACACACACAAGAAGAACGCACACAGAGCTTTAATAAGAATGACAACAACACCCCCTACTGGGCGCACAGACACAGTGCTCCTTGACAgccaatattaatatatactaCTCACACAAAACTTTTTCCAGGAAGGTTTTTACAAAGCTGCCAATCAATAATAGACAGCTACAATAAAACTGCTACATTTCATGAATTGTCTACCAGAATTCCATATTGGTTCTCACCTCTGTGATGCGGACTCCCTTGCCTCCTTTTACTGCTTGGAGGCAGAGTGCTTTGAGTTTTTTATTGTCCACCGACTTGGGCAGGTTATGGACACACAGACGATTCTtcgacacaaacacatttaagcCCCGAAGCTTGGCCCTCTTTACTTCTTCAAactaagggaaaaaaaatagacGCCAAAATAGAAGTCATTTGAAAGAGGATGAGTGTGAGATAAACTATTGTACATTAAATTCACTTTGTAAGCAAGAAGCATATTAAATGgtaagtgaaaaatgaaaaaggaactCACTCTGGTTCTTTTGGTCATGTCTGCTTCAGGTACACCCTCTGCAGCTTTGGTTCCAGCACGGATCACTTGGTTTGGAGGTCAGAAGAGAATATCATGCAttataaaaacagatatttaagCAATTCAGCAAAGCAATGTGACAactaaacatatttcaatacaCCAGACTGACATCGCTTTCCTAAGTCGTTGATCTTGGTTGTGTTATTGTTAAGTTAAATCTTCATGAAGCGATACCTTTTATATTAACAGTGAATCAAGTAACCGTGTAAGGTGAGAGGGTCACTTGTAGAGCTCAGTGACAAAGTTGAAAAATggcaaagacaaataaaagaagGGCATGAAATGGGTTTACTCACATCCCTCTCTGGCCAGATACAGGTTCCTGGTGCCAGTTTCCACTTTCACCTTGTCCACTTTCAGCTTGGAAGCATCCTCTCTGCTCACTGCCGCCACAATCAACAGCTTTCTGCCATCGAGACGGATGCCTCCGTTCTGCATCAAATAACCCAATGTTACAACAAGGCAGCATTATATAACTCGTTGCAAAAGAAAACGGAACAGATGATGCCGTGTCATAAAAAAGGGCAGACTCAGGGTATATTTCTTGTTAACCATCCAGAAGGTTTTACCTCTGCCTCATCCTGTGCTGCTGCTAAGCATTTATCTGCAGCCTCTTTAGTCTTGAACTGAGCAAAGGAACAACCtagtaaaacaacaaagacataaCAATTGAATCAACCtgttttaaacaacaaagagaagagTGGCCATTCAAGCACGGCTGACTAACCTTTTGAATGTCCTGTGTCTGCGTGGATAACAACCTTAATGTAGTTTAGCTCTCCATACTTTAGCAGGACTTCCTCAAGACCTTCTTCCTCTGTATCAAAGGAAAGGTTCCTAAATCAGACGGGAATAAGATGAATAAAGATGGCGATTAGATGATAACTTGGTACGAATGCGTGGATGATTTGAGAATGAAATGGAGCACAAGTATGATAAACGAAAGCAGGTTTTAGATGAAGTAGTGAAAAGAATTGTAAACCTGATGAAAATTGTTCTGCCCTCTTTCACATCTGAAGGGAGAAGTTTCTTTGGGGCTTTCTTTTTAGCTAGAGATAATGGTAACAGACAAGCAGTGTCAAAACCACATTTATATGAGACTTTAATTTACAtgcaaaagatgaaaaacataAGCTGGGGATTGATACCTGATTCATCTTCTTCTTggtcctcatcttcctcttcatcctcatcttcatcatcatttgaATCAAGGCTGCTCTTATCATCGTCACTGCCGTCGTCCTCTTCCTGGGACACATCATCAACCTCTTtctcgtcttcttcttcatcttcatcatcctcctcctcctcctgttcttcctcctcctcactgtcttGTTCCtcgccatcatcatcatcatcatctgattGGGATTCTTCCACCTGTGGCAGAGATGGTTTGGAATGGACTCTGTTgaaagaatttaaaaacaaaagcaaaattaaaCAGTAAAGTAAACCTGTTTTTTAACACCTGGTGGCATCTTAATACAGGTGTACATATTAGAGGTTCATACCGTTTCTTCTCGGGTGGTGCTTGTGGCTTTTCTTCGTCTTCGTCTTCAGTGTCACCCTTGGTGTCGGACTCTTTTGTAGTTGCTTCTGTAATCTTATTTCCtattatgtaaacaaaccagTGTTAATCATTACTATATTAATTCCAATGTTTATTATTGTCTATATAAGTTGTTTTCTGTAATTGTTTGTGTAGTGGATAATAAAATTGAAGTAGTTGTCTTGCAGATGAGAAATGTGGAATATTACCTGCACTTGATGACAATTGCGTGGCGATAAACTTGTCCTTAGGCACGGCCCAGTCAATTGCTACCTGTCGACCTGTGAatgaaacaataacatttaaaatgcagtcACACgatacaaactaaataaaagttaatCTTCCAAATTGAGGGTCAACAATGATTGTTGACACATTGTGCgagataaaaacaatgtttttctcgCACAACAGCAAAGTAAGCGTCTCACTCACTAACCTTTTATCTCCTTCAGGTTCATGGCATTAAGCGCTTTCCCTGCCTCAGAcaaatttttaaaaaggacaaaggCAAATCCGCGCATCTTCCCAtctacagaaagaaaagaaaaaaacatacagaaataaCCAGTCTTCACTCAACTCAACATGTTATTTGGCCCATTTGTGCATCCAGTATGAATTGAAGCTATTTTTACCTGGTTTGAGGGGAATTTTGGCCTCAAGAACTTTTCCAAACTCGGAAAAAAGTTGTGTCAGGTCATCTTCTGAGCACTGTAACACATTGTCGTATGTTATCGGTCAAGCAGTGAGTGTACCATTTTAACAGCAGATATGTTACTGAAGATCAGAGAATGAATCCAAATTGTCTTGTCAGTTGTAGCATGTCACGACCATGTAACACACTGTACCTTAAAACTCAGGTTCCTTATGATGAGTCGAGATTTCAGATTGGTTTTCCTGAAGCCTTTGGCTTTCTGCTCATTTTCTGTTGGTGCTGCAGCTGGCTCTGTAGTTGCTGAATGGAAGACATGGACAATGTTATCAAGTAGACACGACGTGGGAGTTCTCCCAGTTGCTCGCTTTGGGAAAATGCCTTAATACACACCTGCTTTCCGTTTGTCTGTGATTTTCTTCTTCGCTACTGTTACAGAAACCTTCTTTCCGTCGTATTGCTTGACTTCTTTCACTGCTCGCTGTGCATCTTCCTCCATGGCATATGTGACAAAGCCAAATCCCCGACATTTTACTGTGCCtggtttataaataaaaacaggttgttaatgtttaaatgtatgtttttcgTTGTACTGCAACTATTCAGCAAAGTGTCTTTATAtaaacagtaccagtcaaaagtgtggacacaccttctcattcaatgttttttctttatttttatttttttctacattgtagattaatattgaagacatccaaactatgaaggaacacatactggtactgtatttactACTTTAACTCCAATAGAGACTTTTGActtgcattattttttatatacagtaccagtcaaaagtttggacacaccttctcattcaactactttgaagaatctaaaatataaaacatattctggtttgttgagcatttgtttgtttaccacataattccacatgtgttccttcatagtttggatgtcttcaatattaatctacaatgtagaaaataataaaaattaaaataaagaaaaaccattgaatgagaaggtgtgtaaacctttgactggtactgtatgtacacacaGGCCCAAACGTCATTCTGTAAGATCTAACAGTTCAGTTAACGTATCTCAGGTTAGAGTAGCTGTTCTCCTTAAATGATTGTGTAAGGAACCCCAAATAAATGACAGTACCAACATTACCTTTCTCTGTGACCACGAAGCATTGCTTGACCGGACCGATTTCTGAGAATATTTCCTCCAGCCGTGCGTTTGTAGCTGAAGCCGGCAGGGAGTTAACGAACAGGGTCCGTGCAGGCATGGCTCTCGGCTCCTTGGCTTTCGGCTCCGTGGCTCTCGGCTCcatggctaacgttagctgttagctcgcTAGTGATAGCCCCTTTTCTGGTTCGGTTATAACTCACAAACTGATGTCTATATGTTAACAATCCCACACTGGATGTTAATATCGGACCACTCGGTGTCACACAATTGGGCCGGGTGAATACATGCTACAGAACTGCTAAACTGGAACACCGATAGCGAGCAGATCAGGTCGCATGTTTACATGTGGGGGCGGCCATCTTGGAAATGTAGCGGAAGTGGTCTGGAGACAACGCTTCTCTACGCCGCCTACCGCCCCGGAGGTTAAAGCGTGTTTCCAAGTATCTATTCTTTTAAAAACTGCTTTTACtgtccaaaaaacaaactaatatccACCTCCTTCCCTTGAATTGTGTCACAATTTCTTGTGTTTCCTAATTAAATTCCCTGCATAGTGTGAGACATAAATACCTTTATGATGTTTTCatatttgcctctgcactatacttttgctctggtttatgctttaagatgcttgtttaagaaaggagatgcacttatgacttctggtgactagtagttctcttgaatacctatgttgaatacacttattgtaagtcgctttggataaaagcgtctgctaaatgactgtaatgtaatgtaatgtaatgtaatgtaatgtaatatgataGAAGCGTTCTGTTAAGCTCGCTGTGTCCATTTCTCAACCTGGTTATTATTACCTTCTCTTTTCCGTTTTGAACATCCGTGCTCGgtttttttatacagtaccagtcaaaagtttggacacagcttctcattcaactactttgaagaatataaactataaaacatattctggtttgttgagcatttgtttgtttaccacataattccacgtgttccttcatagtttggatgtcttcgatattaatctacaatgtagaaaaaaataaaaataaagaaaaaccattgaatgagaaggtgtgtccaaacctttgactggtactgtaggtcaTCACATCCAGATATAACTACTAGTTATATGCTTAAATATGCTGCAGCTAACCTCATGACGGTTAACTCTATTGTATTATGACTTATCATGACGTGTTATGAGCATAACTGTGGGATGCTCTTTTCCTAGGTAAGATATTAGCAATTGGTGTGTAAACAAGATAAGGAGCCAGTTTTTAACCTCAGCTGTTTGAGTTACTCAAGATCAAGATCAAGATATGCTGTATTGCAATACCTCTTGAACTAAAAGGCTTCATTTAAAGTCTACATACATGCGAACCTCTCAGGCTCGCTTGTCTGTAACCTCTGTGATCGCTGACCTTTTGAATACTCCATAAAACGGTGGGCCCTGAACTCAGACTCCCTAAAGCCAACTGTTGTTTTTACTCAAGGTGCAAGAGTTCCTGTGGCCTCGCTGGGGTCTGGATCATGGAAAGAGGTTGCtggagttacattacattacattacagtcatttagcagacgcttttatccaaagcgacttacaatcagtagtatattacatatcattcacccattcacacactgatgacaggctaccatgcaaggtgccaccatcagactctaactaacattcatgcaacatccagtccacaccgatggcaagccttcaggagcaacttggggttaagtgtcttgcccaaggacacatcgacttgAGTTGCTCCAGAGTGAGCGCTTTGTGTCCCGCCCCCTGCTTGTCCatgcctttattattatattatttattattgatgtatgtgtgtatctgtatgtctgtgtgtacatataGAGTACTTTATACCAAAGGGGAACTGCATGCAATAGAGCAGATTCTCcagataaataacaaaaaattgATGAGGTAAGTGAGAAAcaagtacaaaataaaagcacaaattatataaatttagttaaattaaatggaaaatagaaaatgttgacaaatcatttttaaggGATTTTATTGCACAAATCAGAAATGTAAAACTGTTCCAAGTTATAAGACACATATCTTTACAATATTAAAGGcacatgtttaaaaacaaacagttcaatagacatttcattaatttgcaaaagataaaaataaattctaacTTGCCACTTGTTGCTTTGGCAGTTTGTGAAAGCACCGTCATTTATACAGGTTTACCACTGAGGCTCATTACGCTGACTCTGCCTCAAGAGGCAATGTGCTGGTGTTTTTCTCAGCACTGAGCATttgttgtggaaaaaaaacattcttctaAGCAATAGTAGACCAATACTAGAATCAAGTCCCCAGAGTCATTAGTGTAAACATGAAAGGTTGTGCAATGACAAAATTGTGTTTTGGCTTAGAGAAAGTAGAACAAAGTGCATGAACGATGGCTTCTTGGAACAACTTGGTTTTCGCTTTGCATATATTAAGAGTAATGACGAGAAAACCCTTTACTTACTAGTGTTAAAACCTATGTAGGTTTCAGTGTACCAGGCTTTCATTATTTGCTTCAGGAAGCTCCTGATCACCCAATTCCTCAAAAAGccctttctcctccacctcctttaatctctctctcagtctctccaCAACACCTGGCTTGCTCCGTTTCTATTTTAATTCAAGTAACTTAAATCTGTTTGACCTAGCTTTGTTTCCTTCACTATGTTGCCTCCACTGGCTAGTTTAACAAGTAACATGCAACTTCCATTTCTCTGTGTTCACTGTCACAGTGCAAAACTGCACACCTTTAAAGTGCAACTTCCTCAAAGCAGCAATTTAGTACAATTACTCAGTGAGCGTAGAGCACAATCAAACATCAGTAAAGGTTAAGGCAAACATGTCTTAACATCCATGTCACAAACAGCATGGTGTCCTTGTTTCATTTCATACATGGAGtcatacaacttttttttcactcaacaaaatattttcaaactGATGTGTGTTCAGCTTAGTTGTTTAATAAATTAGAATGAGTTTACCTGTAAGGAAATCTGCCACATAAATAGAATCGGCAACCATTCTGATAATGGCAACATCTCGTATGCTACTAcatattataaattaaacaaagaagTAAAGCAAAGTCAAGTTAATATGGCATTTTGTTGTaatgaaatcattttacatcttgGCCTTCAGTGGGGCGAAGTGCAGTGAGTGGAGGAAACTTTCTAGGGTGGTCAGATACTCTTGTTTGTGCCTCTTCAGGTGACCTGCATGTGTTGAGTCCTCCCACTTCTTTGCTGTGATGTCTATCCCACACTTCCGCCAGTGATCAATAACCTCCTCCATGGCTCGCGGGTCACTCATTGGATCGTTCTCGCAAAAGAAGAACAGTGCAGGAGCAGTGACGGGAGTGTTCCAAAAAGTATCAATGCTTGTGTTAAAGTAGTCCACCGTCTGGCGTCTGAATATGTCAAAGTATAACAGGCTTACTTTTTTGACAAGTGTCTCCCATCTTGGAAATACAGTCTTAGCTAGACCTgtaaaaagaggagaaacaacACACTTTATTCATTTCACTCCTACTcataaaagtgtaaataaaatgaatggatACTAATAAGAATGAAATTGAATGTTATAAATCAAGTTAATACTGAACTGACCAATGGCCATTGTCTCCACCGAGCCCACCACAAGGCTATCATAGACTTGGCCTTTGATCCTCTGTGTAAGTGCCTGATATTTCTGTGTGTCCTGGGACACATGAATCAGCACCTGAGCAAATGTGTAGCCACCGATAGAGAAGGCATGGACAAGCAGGGGGCGGGACACAAAGCGCTCACTCTGGAGCAACTCCAGCAACCTCTTTCCATGATCCAGACCCCAGCGAGGCCACAGGAACTCTTGCACCTTGAGTAAAAACAACAGTTGGCTTTAGGGAGTCTGAGTTCAGGGCCCATCGTTTTATGGAGTATTCAAAAGGTCAGCGATCACAGAGGTTACAGACAAGCGAGCCTGAGAGGTTCGCATGTATGTAGACTTTAAATGAAGCCTTTTAGTTCAAGAGGTATTGCAATACAGCATATCTTGATCTTGATCTTGAGTAACTCATACAGCTGAGGTTAAAAACTGGCTCCTTATCTTGTTTACACACCAATTGCTAATAGCTTACCAAGGAAAAGAGCATCCCACAGTTATGCTCATAACACGTCATGATAAGTCATAATACAATAGAGTTAACCGTCATGAGGTTAGCTGCAGCATATTTAAGCATGTAACTAGTAGTTATATCTGGATGTGAtgacctacagtaccagtcaaaggtttggacacaccttctcattcaatggtttttctttatttttatttttttctacattgtagattaatatcgaagacatccaaactatgaaggaacacatgtggaattatgtggtaaacaaacaaatgctcaacaaaccagaatatgttttatattttatattcttcaaagtagttgaatgagaaggtgtgtccaaacttttgactggtactgtataaaaaaaaccgAGCACGGATGTTCAAAACGGAAAAGAGAAGGTAATAATAACCAGGTTGAGAAATGGACACAGCGAGCTTAACATAACGCTTCTATCATATGAAAACATCATAAAGGTCTTTGTTATTTATGTCTCACACTATGCAGGGAATTTAATTAGGAAACACAAGAAATTGTGACACAATTCAAGGGAA
This is a stretch of genomic DNA from Anoplopoma fimbria isolate UVic2021 breed Golden Eagle Sablefish chromosome 19, Afim_UVic_2022, whole genome shotgun sequence. It encodes these proteins:
- the rbm28 gene encoding RNA-binding protein 28, which encodes MEPRATEPKAKEPRAMPARTLFVNSLPASATNARLEEIFSEIGPVKQCFVVTEKGTVKCRGFGFVTYAMEEDAQRAVKEVKQYDGKKVSVTVAKKKITDKRKAATTEPAAAPTENEQKAKGFRKTNLKSRLIIRNLSFKCSEDDLTQLFSEFGKVLEAKIPLKPDGKMRGFAFVLFKNLSEAGKALNAMNLKEIKGRQVAIDWAVPKDKFIATQLSSSAGNKITEATTKESDTKGDTEDEDEEKPQAPPEKKRVHSKPSLPQVEESQSDDDDDDGEEQDSEEEEEQEEEEDDEDEEEDEKEVDDVSQEEDDGSDDDKSSLDSNDDEDEDEEEDEDQEEDESAKKKAPKKLLPSDVKEGRTIFIRNLSFDTEEEGLEEVLLKYGELNYIKVVIHADTGHSKGCSFAQFKTKEAADKCLAAAQDEAENGGIRLDGRKLLIVAAVSREDASKLKVDKVKVETGTRNLYLAREGLIRAGTKAAEGVPEADMTKRTRFEEVKRAKLRGLNVFVSKNRLCVHNLPKSVDNKKLKALCLQAVKGGKGVRITECRVMYDKKPEKGQVTGQSLGYGFVQFQAHEHALSTLRYLNNNPDIFGSHKRPIVEFSLEDSRKLKIKELREQKYKERNVAFKKGTKPQPETAEDGKGPRKAVNKAQSSSEQTQNNERAPVDSQKEGGRYLGFQTKPEVEHVDLQNGKKRKKVLTFPTHRGPKIRLRDKGKQQAPPPKKPKPGSNRKDRQRQQMEKPTQRSNQVKPTKKNFKRKGGDRFDSLVEQYKKKLMDNSYKSTNVKRNKWFDS
- the si:dkey-5i3.5 gene encoding transmembrane protein 53-B; translated protein: MLGRTVLSRGITAHRLGKNVTFYMNEVAPPPVSGCQSKASEDDKPLMLMLPWMGSRPQAVAKYCDIYFRTGFDVLVVESEVQEFLWPRWGLDHGKRLLELLQSERFVSRPLLVHAFSIGGYTFAQVLIHVSQDTQKYQALTQRIKGQVYDSLVVGSVETMAIGLAKTVFPRWETLVKKVSLLYFDIFRRQTVDYFNTSIDTFWNTPVTAPALFFFCENDPMSDPRAMEEVIDHWRKCGIDITAKKWEDSTHAGHLKRHKQEYLTTLESFLHSLHFAPLKAKM